In the genome of Desulfovibrio sp. ZJ209, one region contains:
- a CDS encoding dicarboxylate/amino acid:cation symporter, translating into MSEKKRMSLPVQMGIGMVLGVLAGAVAPAVGFDAQWFRPFGQLFINLVRMVVVPLVFATLVAGAASVGDVGRLGRVAVKTLIYYFATTAIAIIIGLILANLFQPGMGLDLSTANLQAKEATPPPLVQVLLNIVPINPMESLAKGTMLQIIFFAVLLGFSLSICGEKVKVVTEFFNGMGEVMIRLTTIVMLYAPIGVFALMAFTVASHGLAVLLPLIKLVIIMYVACLCQILIVYLPCVRFSGLKSGQFLKGISEPLLIAFTTCSSAAALSSNLISVEKLGASRSVSSFSIPLGNTINMDGAAIYMGIVALFAAEVYGIPMTLDKQLVILLMALLASIGSMGVPGAALIMSTMVFTQVGIPLEAIALVAGVDRIMDMARTTINVMGDATGAIFVSKLENDMDPARGAAMKV; encoded by the coding sequence GCATGAGCCTGCCCGTACAGATGGGCATCGGCATGGTGCTCGGCGTCCTCGCCGGCGCGGTGGCCCCCGCCGTGGGCTTTGACGCCCAGTGGTTCCGGCCCTTCGGGCAGCTCTTCATCAACCTCGTGCGCATGGTGGTGGTGCCGCTCGTCTTCGCCACGCTCGTGGCCGGCGCGGCCAGCGTGGGCGACGTGGGGCGCCTCGGGCGCGTGGCCGTCAAGACGCTCATCTACTATTTCGCCACCACGGCCATCGCCATCATCATCGGCCTCATTCTCGCCAACCTGTTCCAGCCGGGCATGGGCCTCGACCTCTCCACGGCCAATCTCCAGGCCAAGGAGGCCACGCCGCCGCCGCTCGTGCAGGTGCTGCTCAACATCGTGCCCATCAATCCCATGGAGAGCCTCGCCAAGGGCACCATGCTCCAGATCATCTTCTTCGCCGTCCTGCTCGGCTTCTCCCTGAGCATCTGCGGCGAGAAGGTCAAGGTCGTCACGGAGTTCTTCAACGGCATGGGCGAGGTGATGATCCGCCTGACCACCATCGTCATGCTCTACGCGCCCATCGGCGTCTTCGCCCTCATGGCCTTCACCGTGGCCTCGCACGGGCTCGCGGTGCTCCTGCCGCTCATCAAGCTCGTGATCATCATGTATGTGGCCTGCCTCTGCCAGATCCTCATCGTGTATCTGCCCTGCGTGCGCTTCAGCGGCCTGAAGTCCGGGCAATTCCTCAAGGGCATCAGCGAACCCTTGCTCATCGCCTTCACCACCTGCTCGAGCGCGGCCGCCCTGTCCTCCAACCTCATCAGCGTGGAAAAGCTCGGCGCCTCGCGCAGCGTCTCCAGCTTCTCCATCCCGCTCGGCAACACCATCAACATGGACGGCGCCGCCATCTACATGGGCATCGTGGCCCTTTTCGCGGCCGAGGTGTACGGCATCCCCATGACGCTCGACAAGCAGCTCGTCATCCTGCTCATGGCGCTGCTCGCGTCCATCGGCTCCATGGGCGTGCCCGGGGCCGCGCTCATCATGAGCACCATGGTCTTCACCCAGGTGGGCATCCCGCTGGAGGCCATCGCGCTCGTGGCCGGCGTCGACCGCATCATGGACATGGCCCGCACCACCATCAACGTCATGGGCGACGCCACGGGCGCCATCTTCGTCTCCAAGCTCGAGAACGACATGGACCCGGCCCGCGGCGCGGCCATGAAGGTCTAG
- a CDS encoding amino acid racemase, with protein MRTCGILGGMGPEATIDLMRRVVAHTRASDDADHVHLIVDNNPQVPSRIKVLLEGGDVSPGPCLAGMARGLEAQGADFLCIACNTAHNWRGEVARAVKVPVLDMVALASAEAARRAPGARVGLLASPAVRLTSLYEAPLRELGLTPVYADEAEEAALLAVIRAIKAGDTGAAVRAKLASVVGHMLEKGAQVLIAACTELGVVGIGAPVPVVDAADALARAIVREGAGPEALKEPEA; from the coding sequence ATGCGAACCTGCGGCATCCTCGGCGGCATGGGCCCCGAGGCCACCATCGACCTCATGCGCCGCGTGGTGGCCCACACGAGGGCCAGCGACGACGCGGACCACGTGCACCTCATCGTGGACAACAATCCCCAGGTGCCCTCGCGCATCAAGGTGCTGCTGGAAGGCGGGGACGTTTCCCCGGGGCCCTGCCTCGCCGGCATGGCCCGCGGCCTCGAGGCCCAGGGGGCGGACTTTCTCTGCATCGCCTGCAACACCGCCCACAACTGGCGCGGGGAGGTGGCCCGGGCCGTGAAGGTGCCCGTGCTGGACATGGTGGCGCTGGCCTCGGCCGAGGCCGCGCGGCGTGCGCCCGGCGCCCGCGTGGGCCTTTTGGCCTCGCCGGCCGTGCGCCTCACGAGCCTGTATGAGGCGCCCCTGCGCGAGCTCGGGCTCACGCCCGTCTATGCGGACGAGGCCGAGGAGGCCGCCCTGCTTGCGGTCATCCGCGCCATCAAGGCCGGGGACACCGGGGCGGCCGTGCGCGCGAAGCTCGCCTCCGTGGTCGGCCACATGCTCGAAAAGGGCGCCCAGGTGCTCATCGCGGCCTGCACGGAGCTCGGCGTGGTGGGCATCGGCGCGCCCGTGCCCGTGGTGGACGCCGCGGACGCGCTCGCCCGCGCCATCGTGCGCGAGGGCGCGGGCCCGGAGGCGCTGAAAGAGCCGGAAGCCTGA
- a CDS encoding D-cysteine desulfhydrase has product MNLARFPRRGYVKEPTPLEFLPAFSKALGDKIRLWIKRDDLLPGAGGGNKTRKLDFTIADALSKGADTIITCGAVQSNHCRLTLAWAVHEGLDCHLVLEERVPKSYKPEASGNNFLYQLLGVKSITVVPGGSNMMEEMEKVAEKLRAEGKKPYIVPGGASNAVGALGYVSCAQELMEQMFAKQLDFDHVVVPSGSAGTHAGFLFGMLGCNMNIPVTGIGVNRKKAVQEEAVYSLMEKIGDYTGAHFDMPREAVKVFDDYVGPGYSLPTDAMVEAVTMLARTESILLDPVYSGKAMSGLMDLTRKGYFPEGARVLFLHTGGSPALYAYEDTFRKAWKA; this is encoded by the coding sequence ATGAACCTGGCACGTTTCCCCCGTCGCGGCTATGTGAAGGAACCCACGCCGCTGGAATTCCTTCCCGCGTTCAGCAAGGCGCTGGGCGACAAGATCCGGCTCTGGATCAAGCGCGACGACCTGCTGCCCGGCGCTGGCGGCGGCAACAAGACCCGCAAGCTCGACTTCACCATCGCCGACGCCCTTTCCAAGGGCGCGGACACCATCATCACCTGCGGGGCCGTCCAGTCCAACCACTGCCGCCTCACCCTGGCCTGGGCGGTGCACGAGGGGCTCGACTGCCACCTCGTGCTCGAGGAGCGCGTGCCCAAGAGCTACAAGCCCGAGGCCTCGGGCAACAACTTCCTTTACCAGCTGCTTGGCGTGAAGAGCATCACGGTCGTGCCCGGCGGCAGCAACATGATGGAAGAAATGGAAAAGGTGGCGGAGAAGCTCCGCGCCGAGGGCAAAAAGCCCTACATCGTGCCCGGCGGCGCCTCCAACGCGGTGGGCGCGCTCGGCTATGTCTCCTGCGCGCAGGAGCTCATGGAGCAGATGTTCGCGAAGCAGCTCGACTTCGACCACGTCGTGGTGCCGAGCGGCAGCGCGGGCACGCATGCGGGCTTCCTCTTCGGCATGCTCGGCTGCAACATGAACATCCCGGTGACGGGCATCGGCGTCAACCGCAAGAAGGCCGTGCAGGAGGAGGCCGTGTATTCGCTCATGGAAAAGATCGGCGACTACACGGGCGCGCACTTCGACATGCCGCGCGAAGCGGTCAAGGTCTTTGACGACTATGTGGGCCCCGGCTACTCCCTGCCCACGGACGCCATGGTGGAGGCCGTGACCATGCTCGCCCGCACCGAGAGCATCCTGCTCGACCCGGTGTATTCGGGCAAGGCCATGTCGGGGCTCATGGACCTCACGCGCAAGGGCTACTTCCCCGAAGGGGCCCGGGTGCTCTTCCTGCACACGGGCGGCTCGCCGGCGCTCTACGCCTATGAGGACACATTCCGCAAGGCCTGGAAGGCTTGA
- a CDS encoding GntR family transcriptional regulator — MSQIKTYAEQATAYIKQCLLDGTLTPGAPIREGEIARHLGISRGPVREALQSLLLQGLVTGEPQKTRCIRHLTLREIEDSYCLGGTLEGACIVQSLERWDDAALAKVAGILEEMERQSRRAPGLAALSQIDEAFHDALLAPCRNRLMAGIARNSCSHISKFLYYKCWDTLFSPSEFYERHAVLYKALVSRDPRVIERALLDHYAESGRRLGLVCGKQEG, encoded by the coding sequence TTGTCCCAGATCAAGACCTACGCCGAGCAGGCCACGGCCTATATCAAGCAATGCCTGCTGGACGGCACCCTCACTCCCGGCGCCCCCATCCGTGAAGGCGAGATCGCCCGGCACCTCGGCATCAGCCGCGGCCCGGTGCGCGAAGCGCTGCAAAGCCTGCTCCTTCAGGGGCTCGTCACGGGCGAGCCGCAGAAGACCCGCTGCATCCGCCACCTTACCCTGCGGGAGATCGAAGACAGCTATTGCCTCGGCGGCACCCTCGAGGGCGCCTGCATCGTGCAGTCGCTCGAGCGCTGGGACGACGCGGCCCTCGCCAAAGTGGCCGGCATCCTGGAGGAAATGGAGCGCCAGAGCAGGAGGGCCCCGGGCCTCGCGGCCCTGAGCCAGATCGACGAGGCCTTCCACGACGCGCTGCTCGCCCCCTGCCGCAACCGGCTCATGGCCGGCATCGCGCGCAATTCCTGCTCGCACATCTCCAAGTTTCTCTACTACAAGTGCTGGGACACCCTGTTCTCGCCAAGCGAGTTTTACGAGCGCCACGCCGTGCTCTACAAGGCCCTCGTGAGCCGTGACCCGCGCGTCATCGAGCGCGCCCTGCTCGACCACTATGCCGAATCCGGGCGCAGGCTCGGCCTCGTCTGCGGCAAGCAGGAAGGCTAG
- a CDS encoding DMT family transporter, whose amino-acid sequence MPAPAPHTTRTSGARSAGSAGNLWGYGFAALAAAFYGTNPLFAVPLYASMDAVSVLLFRYLLGIPLLAAIIVGRSQRLLPLRRELMPLAVSGIVMGISSLALYEAYRFMNAGVASTLLFMYPVLTSLLMTLFFHEKFRLVTGVCLGLTAAGLCLLMQPGEGADINVTGFVLIFLSSLTYAVYLVMVKVSRVLALVPPLRALLWQLLFGGLVFVAALPFAGGFHTPQTLLAWTNLACLALFPTVLSLLFTLRAIALIGPTATAIFGALEPVTAVSLSLLFLGESISGREIFGGCLIVAATLLVVAGGRDRAARGGS is encoded by the coding sequence ATGCCAGCCCCCGCGCCCCACACCACGCGAACCAGCGGCGCGCGCAGCGCCGGGAGCGCCGGGAATCTCTGGGGCTACGGCTTCGCCGCGCTGGCCGCCGCCTTTTACGGCACCAACCCGCTCTTCGCCGTGCCGCTCTATGCCAGCATGGACGCGGTCTCGGTACTGCTGTTCCGCTACCTGCTCGGCATCCCGCTGCTCGCGGCCATCATCGTGGGGCGCTCGCAAAGACTGTTGCCCCTGAGGCGGGAGCTCATGCCGCTGGCCGTTTCCGGCATTGTCATGGGCATCTCCTCGCTGGCGCTCTACGAGGCCTACCGCTTCATGAACGCGGGTGTCGCCTCCACCCTGCTCTTCATGTACCCGGTGTTGACCTCGCTGCTCATGACCCTGTTTTTCCACGAGAAATTCCGGCTCGTCACCGGCGTGTGCCTCGGGCTCACCGCGGCCGGGCTGTGCCTGCTCATGCAGCCGGGCGAGGGCGCGGACATCAATGTGACGGGCTTTGTGCTCATCTTCCTCTCGTCGCTGACCTACGCCGTCTATCTCGTCATGGTGAAGGTCTCGCGGGTGCTGGCGCTCGTGCCGCCGCTGCGCGCCCTGCTCTGGCAGCTCCTTTTCGGGGGGCTCGTGTTCGTGGCCGCGCTCCCGTTCGCCGGCGGCTTCCATACGCCGCAGACGCTCCTCGCGTGGACCAACCTCGCCTGCCTCGCCCTCTTCCCCACCGTGCTCTCGCTGCTCTTCACCCTCAGGGCCATCGCCCTTATCGGCCCCACGGCCACGGCCATCTTCGGCGCGCTGGAGCCGGTCACGGCGGTGAGCCTCTCCCTGCTCTTCCTGGGCGAGAGCATCAGCGGCCGCGAGATCTTCGGCGGCTGCCTCATCGTGGCCGCGACCCTGCTGGTGGTGGCCGGCGGGCGGGACAGGGCGGCGCGGGGCGGCTCCTAG
- a CDS encoding SDR family oxidoreductase — MFSLNGKTAFITGSSRGIGHGIARALARQGADIWLSGVHREGLDAAVEALRRDFPERRVNGVLCDVAKQESVDMALATIGAAGPLHILVNNAGINLRAPVEDMPDELWQRMLDTDVTGVFRVSRAALPLLRAQGGKVINLCSLMSEIARPGIAPYAAAKGAVRQLTRALATEWAQYNIQVNGVAPGFIATDMNRPLMEDAELNAYIMRHTPAKRWGEVEEVGSAAAFLASPAADFITGQVLFVDGGFMASL; from the coding sequence ATGTTTTCCCTGAACGGCAAGACCGCTTTCATCACCGGCTCAAGCCGCGGCATCGGCCACGGCATCGCGCGCGCCCTCGCCCGGCAGGGCGCGGACATCTGGCTCTCGGGCGTGCACCGCGAGGGGCTCGACGCCGCCGTGGAGGCCTTGCGCCGCGATTTCCCCGAGCGCCGGGTCAACGGCGTCCTCTGCGACGTGGCGAAGCAGGAGAGCGTGGACATGGCGCTCGCCACCATCGGCGCCGCCGGGCCGCTCCACATCCTCGTCAACAACGCGGGCATCAACCTGCGCGCGCCCGTGGAGGACATGCCGGACGAGCTCTGGCAGCGCATGCTCGATACGGACGTGACCGGCGTCTTCCGGGTGTCGCGCGCGGCCCTCCCCCTGCTCAGGGCGCAGGGGGGCAAGGTCATCAATCTCTGCTCGCTCATGAGCGAGATCGCCCGGCCCGGCATCGCCCCCTATGCCGCGGCCAAGGGGGCCGTGCGCCAGCTCACGCGCGCGCTGGCCACGGAATGGGCGCAGTACAATATCCAGGTCAACGGCGTGGCACCCGGCTTCATCGCCACGGACATGAACAGGCCGCTCATGGAAGACGCGGAGCTCAACGCCTACATCATGCGCCACACGCCGGCGAAGCGCTGGGGAGAGGTGGAGGAGGTTGGGAGCGCCGCCGCCTTCCTGGCCTCGCCGGCGGCCGATTTCATCACCGGACAGGTGCTCTTTGTGGACGGGGGCTTCATGGCCTCGCTCTAG
- a CDS encoding sugar phosphate isomerase/epimerase family protein — MNISISVADRPGRMPQIMFAGPLGPICAKLAALGFDGIDLFFPEPPEADVAAARKALAESGLKAAMLSAQGDLMVAGLFLNRPGKLPRLLELSRRHLAMCAELGAKTIVGFFRGQHKDVPGGREESLKCMAEGLAAYCGLAETFGVGVLLEPINRYEMDSIHTVAEALALRERAGAPANLGILPDVFHMHIEESSLAAAIARAAGHIGHVHFVDNTRAVPGLGCLALGGLAECLGVAGYDGFLGMEAVPGPDPEAEARAGLATLRALLSRAALRGE, encoded by the coding sequence ATGAACATAAGCATTTCCGTGGCCGACCGGCCGGGCAGGATGCCGCAGATCATGTTCGCGGGGCCGCTCGGCCCCATCTGCGCGAAGCTCGCGGCCCTGGGCTTCGACGGCATCGACCTCTTCTTCCCCGAGCCGCCCGAGGCGGACGTGGCGGCGGCGCGCAAGGCCCTTGCCGAAAGCGGCCTCAAGGCGGCCATGCTCTCGGCGCAGGGCGACCTCATGGTCGCCGGGCTCTTTCTCAACCGGCCCGGTAAGCTCCCGCGCCTGCTGGAATTGTCGCGCCGGCACCTCGCCATGTGCGCGGAGCTGGGCGCGAAAACCATCGTGGGTTTTTTCCGCGGGCAGCACAAGGACGTGCCGGGCGGCAGGGAGGAGAGCCTGAAGTGCATGGCCGAGGGCCTCGCCGCCTATTGCGGCCTTGCCGAAACTTTCGGCGTGGGCGTGCTCCTCGAGCCCATCAACAGGTATGAGATGGACTCCATCCATACGGTCGCCGAGGCGCTCGCCTTGCGGGAACGGGCCGGCGCCCCGGCGAACCTCGGCATCCTGCCGGACGTGTTCCACATGCACATCGAGGAATCGTCCCTTGCCGCGGCCATCGCGCGCGCCGCCGGGCATATCGGCCATGTGCATTTTGTGGACAATACCCGCGCCGTGCCGGGCCTCGGCTGCCTTGCGCTCGGGGGCCTCGCCGAGTGCCTTGGGGTGGCGGGCTATGACGGCTTTCTCGGCATGGAGGCCGTGCCCGGGCCCGACCCCGAGGCCGAGGCCCGCGCCGGCCTCGCCACGCTGCGCGCCCTGCTGTCGCGGGCCGCCCTGCGCGGGGAGTAG
- a CDS encoding DNA-3-methyladenine glycosylase 2 family protein, with the protein MTGRRGAVTPPAAPEPLPVSEAPAEAAGACVFCPTEADRAHLAERDPALGRLMAALGPLQRERLPDPFMALAHAIAGQQISGAAHATVWGRLLDAFPCFTPERLACAPPEALRACGLSGRKAGYIREIARRAACGELDLAGLAALDDESLCAALCELPGVGLWTAEMLMIFCLGRKDVLSVGDFGIRTGLRMLYNKRELTPAFLARCKKRYSPCASAASLYLWALAGGAGGPDYSDPAQKKKPAKARARKGEAHSRGRNAKTQQRKG; encoded by the coding sequence ATGACGGGGCGGCGAGGAGCGGTCACCCCGCCTGCCGCGCCTGAACCCCTGCCCGTTTCGGAAGCCCCGGCCGAAGCTGCCGGTGCCTGCGTTTTTTGCCCCACCGAGGCCGACAGGGCCCATCTCGCCGAACGCGACCCCGCGCTCGGTCGCCTCATGGCGGCTTTGGGGCCGCTTCAGCGGGAGCGCCTGCCCGACCCCTTCATGGCGCTGGCCCATGCCATCGCCGGCCAGCAGATCTCAGGCGCCGCGCATGCGACGGTCTGGGGGCGCCTTCTCGACGCCTTCCCCTGTTTCACGCCGGAAAGGCTCGCCTGCGCCCCGCCGGAAGCCTTACGGGCCTGCGGCCTTTCCGGGCGCAAGGCCGGCTATATCCGCGAGATAGCGCGGCGCGCGGCCTGCGGCGAGCTGGACCTCGCCGGGCTCGCCGCGCTCGACGATGAATCCCTGTGCGCGGCCCTGTGCGAACTCCCGGGGGTGGGCCTGTGGACGGCGGAAATGCTCATGATCTTCTGCCTCGGCCGCAAGGACGTGCTGAGCGTGGGCGATTTCGGCATCCGCACGGGCCTGCGCATGCTCTATAACAAGCGCGAGCTCACGCCGGCCTTCCTGGCGCGCTGCAAGAAGCGCTATTCGCCCTGCGCCTCGGCGGCGAGCCTCTATCTCTGGGCGCTGGCCGGGGGCGCGGGCGGCCCGGACTACAGCGACCCGGCGCAAAAGAAAAAGCCCGCGAAAGCCCGGGCGCGGAAGGGTGAGGCGCACAGCCGCGGCAGGAACGCGAAGACACAACAACGCAAAGGGTGA
- a CDS encoding DHH family phosphoesterase produces the protein MTAIPEHILGFRQWRQALCKEERWCVLINADPDALASALALKRIMHRKTHSVDIMRVNEVTRPDNLAMVRYLRIPVKPWQPERAASFDRFAMVDSQPAHHPAFAGFIYSLIIDHHPLTDLAGLLTPDAFCDIRPGVGATSSMMTRFLQAVRLRPGPLLATALLYGIRTDTGAFERSGGEEDLRAYQWLSHHADANLLRRISRSEYLRAWLPFFSRAFRSLTDCRGGGAYAALGEIKSADLLVSVADFFTRVHGLKWIAVSGIVGKTVIVVFRGDGSRDIGRFADACFYDVGTAGGHRNMGRAEFPLAAVPDGVKPADFVFKRLMTRKVRPRCTAPIPLPATLVPARPGPVGDGA, from the coding sequence ATGACAGCCATACCCGAACATATCCTGGGCTTCAGGCAGTGGCGGCAAGCCCTGTGCAAGGAAGAGCGCTGGTGCGTCCTCATCAATGCCGACCCGGACGCGCTGGCCTCGGCGCTGGCCCTCAAGCGCATCATGCACCGCAAGACGCACTCCGTCGACATCATGCGCGTGAACGAGGTCACGCGGCCGGACAATCTCGCCATGGTGCGCTACCTGCGCATCCCGGTGAAGCCGTGGCAGCCCGAGCGCGCGGCCTCCTTCGACCGTTTCGCCATGGTGGACTCGCAGCCCGCGCATCATCCGGCCTTCGCCGGCTTCATCTACAGCCTGATCATCGACCATCACCCGCTGACCGACCTCGCCGGCCTGCTCACGCCCGACGCCTTTTGCGACATCCGGCCCGGCGTGGGCGCCACCAGCAGCATGATGACCCGCTTTCTCCAGGCCGTGCGCCTCAGGCCCGGGCCGCTGCTCGCCACGGCGCTGCTCTACGGCATCCGCACCGATACCGGCGCCTTCGAGCGCTCGGGCGGCGAGGAGGACCTGCGCGCCTACCAGTGGCTCTCCCACCATGCGGACGCCAATTTGCTGAGGCGCATCAGCCGCAGCGAATATTTGCGCGCGTGGCTGCCCTTTTTCTCGCGCGCCTTCCGCAGCCTCACCGATTGCCGGGGCGGCGGCGCCTATGCCGCGCTGGGCGAGATCAAGAGCGCGGACCTGCTCGTGTCGGTGGCGGATTTCTTCACGCGCGTCCACGGCCTCAAGTGGATCGCCGTGAGCGGCATCGTGGGCAAGACGGTCATCGTGGTCTTCCGCGGCGACGGCAGCCGCGACATCGGCCGCTTTGCCGACGCCTGCTTCTATGACGTGGGCACGGCCGGCGGCCACCGCAACATGGGCCGGGCCGAATTTCCCCTCGCCGCCGTGCCCGACGGCGTGAAGCCCGCGGATTTCGTCTTCAAGCGGCTCATGACCCGCAAGGTGCGCCCGCGCTGCACCGCGCCCATCCCGCTGCCGGCCACTCTCGTCCCCGCGCGGCCCGGCCCTGTGGGCGACGGCGCATGA
- the cbiR gene encoding cobamide remodeling phosphodiesterase CbiR has product MKLAAPSFVLPGTVAENARFLAGRVEEVGLCCFETAGTLAYTATDLPPELAALPLRWHLHLPADLPWARGGAAAAEVALAVLARLAYLAPHLAVLHPPVGMHVREARALLAAFAAPWHAAGAPPLLLENIRGCELTELGGEFLDGEGLGVCLDVGHLLGYVQGRLLASELPERARLVHWSAPGPAPGEDRHLPLPAFTRAQRAVALGLLRRFSPGAVHLAEVFHWEGAAASLRWLGEAAASARGPAAPLKEGA; this is encoded by the coding sequence ATGAAGCTCGCCGCGCCGTCCTTCGTGCTCCCGGGAACGGTGGCGGAGAACGCGCGCTTCCTCGCCGGCCGGGTGGAGGAGGTGGGTCTCTGCTGCTTTGAAACAGCCGGCACCCTCGCCTATACCGCCACAGACCTGCCGCCGGAGCTCGCGGCGCTCCCCTTGCGCTGGCACCTGCACCTCCCGGCTGACCTCCCGTGGGCGCGGGGCGGCGCCGCCGCCGCTGAAGTCGCGCTGGCCGTTCTTGCGCGCCTGGCGTATCTCGCGCCGCATCTCGCCGTGCTGCATCCCCCGGTCGGCATGCACGTGCGGGAGGCTCGGGCGCTGCTCGCGGCCTTTGCCGCGCCCTGGCATGCCGCCGGCGCGCCCCCCCTGCTGCTCGAGAATATCCGCGGCTGTGAGCTCACCGAGCTCGGCGGTGAGTTTCTGGACGGGGAGGGGCTTGGCGTCTGTCTGGACGTTGGGCACCTGCTGGGATATGTTCAGGGCCGGCTCCTCGCGTCGGAGCTTCCCGAACGGGCGCGGCTCGTCCACTGGAGCGCGCCGGGCCCGGCCCCCGGGGAGGACAGGCACCTGCCGCTTCCCGCGTTCACGCGGGCGCAGCGGGCCGTGGCGCTCGGCCTGCTCCGGCGTTTTTCGCCCGGGGCCGTGCACCTCGCCGAGGTCTTCCACTGGGAGGGCGCGGCCGCCTCCCTCCGCTGGCTCGGGGAGGCCGCGGCCAGCGCGCGGGGGCCCGCGGCGCCACTGAAGGAGGGCGCATGA